GCCCTGCTAATAGGTGTAAAAGCGTTGTTTTACCACAACCGCTTTTCCCTAAGAGAAGAGCATGGGATGCGTTATCTAAGTTGATGTCTGGAAATTGAATAGCATTTCCATTTTTGTATTTAAAGGCTATGTTTGTTGTGGTTAACATTTTTAATTGTTGTTATTTGAAGGAAGATGTAAAAAATCGGTAATCACTTTACCTATCTCTTTGTATTTGTTGATAATCATAGGGTGTCCACCTCCTTTGATTACATAACAATTTCCAATGTGTTTAATAGGAAAAACAATGTCCTTATCTCCATGGATATGTAATAGGTTTTGATGCTCATAATCGCTATCCCAATCACTCACTTGCTTCATTACCCATTTGTCAAAGCCTCCAGTACTTTTTGCAACCATTGCTTTTGTATCCTCATTGTAAATAGCTTTGTATGATTTTTTTACATAAGTAGAAATATGGAACCCTTTATTGAAAATGTGTTTCATTATCTTATCTGGAACCATCGAAATAAAGAAGCTAGCACCTTTTAATTTCATTATTGGGCTTAATTCCTCTCTGTTTTTTGCAGAAGAAATGATAATAATTTTTTCTGGGTGTTTGATTTTAGCTATTTCCATAGCTAATATTCCACCAAACGATGTTCCTACAATAACAAACGGCTCAGATTCATCTATTTCTTGACTCATCTTAATGGCATAATCATGTAAAGATTCATCGTCATCAAGTGATTTAAACTCTATCACTTCACATGGAGCGTCTAGTTCATTAACTAAATCTTTGTAGATTGTTTTGTCGGTAGCCAGTCCAGGTACTAAATATATTTTATTGTATTTACTCATTCTCAAAATCCTTGCGCAACAACAAAAATAATGAAAATCAGTGAGATGACCAATAGTTGGGTTACCACCCAGTAATAGCTACAGTAGAAGAACGATTATAAGGTGCTCCGTTACTCCAGTTTGGGTGTTGAACATTTAAAAATAAGGTTTTGTTGTCTGGTGTAAATATTGCTCCTGTAAATTCAGCTCCCATAGGAGAGATGGCAAAACGATGCAAGTCATTGACTGTTGGTTGTTCAATACTTAAATCAAGGAAGTATAGTTCAGTATACCAATGGTTTTTTCGTTCTGCATGCAAAGGGACTCTTCCTTTACTGTTGTCGTTAATGTCTTCGCATATCACTAAATAATCTTTTCCTCCTTGTTGAGTCATTGTGATGCAATCAGGGTTGGAGAATACAGTTGCTCCATCGGCACCAATCCCTCCTTCGAGGTAAACACTCATTTTATTGGTTTCGGTATCAAATATTAGAATTCTTCCAAATACATCTTCGTAGATGTTTCCTTCTGGATTGAGATAGTCTCTATAGTGTTTAGCTGGTATTGCTCCATTTTTAATTGGACGCGTCCAATCAGTATGATCATGCCCCGTTTCAGCAATGTAAATTTTATTTCCTTTCCTAACAACCCATTCGTGGCGCATAAAAATACTTGCACCCATTGCAATTGCAGTATCTCTAATGTTTATTAAAGAAGCGGTGTCGCGAGGTAAAGTAAGCCATTTCCCAGACTCTCCATCCATAGTTTGTTGATAGGCATATAATTGTCCTTGGGAATAGTCGTCTTCTTGATCGGCAACAAACTTAAACCATACTCCTGGTTCTTTGTCGTCTGTTAAATATACCGTTTTTCGATCCTCCATAAATTCTAAGTCCTCGTGGAAGTAGCAGCCCATAGCATAGATCTTTTGAGTTGCTTTTCGAGTTTTTGGGTCGACTTCAACAATGTATCCAATGTTTTCATGAAATTTTAAGTTGCCTACATCACTGGTGTCCGTATGTCCTTTCCCTTTTCTATAGAAATAGCTATTGCTTTTTCCTTGATGCTCTTCGCAAGTATATATCATCCCATTTGGAGCGACACTACCTCCACAGTTTCTATCGGTACCTCTTACAGAAGAAAAATCAACATGATGATAAGGTGAAGTAACGTCCCATGTAGCGTTATTTTTATTGACAGTAAACATAGTCGCTCCGCCACCGTCACCTAAAATTGGGTGACTTCCTTTTAACTCGTGACTGACAAACAACCAACCACTGTTGTTGGAATCTGGTAGGAATGCTAACATGTCGTGATTTCCTTTGGCAGGAGCAGAAGTACTATCGTTTACAACGACAATACTTTCTTTTTCTTTAAATAAGATTTGAGCAGAAAACCCTTCAGGAATGAGTAAGGTTTTGTTTTTAAAATTGGTATCTAAACAGGTAAAAATGCTGTCTAAAGGAATTGTGGTAGAGGGGGTGTTTTTAATTGGTGTAATTGTATCAGCAGAAACAGTTTGCTTTTCATGTTGAGATGAATGTTTAGAGGTAGAGTCGCTGTTGCATGAAAACAGGAAAAGTCCTGAGAGAACTAAAAAAAAGTATTTCATTGTTATCGTTTTAAGCTTCAAATGTAGCACAAAAAAAGCCTATCTAAACTAGATAGGCTTTAAAAAAATATTAAGAGTAGATTAAACTACTTTTACATCAACTGCGTTTAATCCTTTTTTACCTTCTTTTAAGTCAAATTCAACTTGATCTCCTTCTCTAATCTCATCGATTAATCCAGAAACGTGAACAAAATGTTCTTTGTTAGATCCTTCTTCTACGATGAAACCAAATCCTTTAGTCTCATTGAAAAACTTTACTGTTCCTTTATTCATGTTATTGTTTAATAAATTATTACTGCAAACATAGTTGATTTAATTCAATAATTCGCTCGATTTGTAATAAATAATTAAATTAGTTTTTTAAGCTTAAATTTAATTCATTTAATTGTGCTGTGTCGATAGGAGATGGTGCATCAATCATAACATCTCTACCGCTATTGTTTTTAGGGAATGCGATAAAGTCTCTAATAGAGTCGGTTCCTCCAAAAATTGAACAAATACGATCAAATCCAAAAGCCAATCCTCCATGGGGTGGAGCTCCATATTCAAAAGCATCCATTAAGAAACCAAATTGAGCTTGTGCTTCTTCTTTGGTAAAGCCTAAAAGGTCAAACATTCTAGCTTGAATTGCTCTATCGTGGATACGTATAGAACCTCCTCCAACTTCAACGCCATTAATTGCTAAATCATAAGCATTAGCTCTAACTGCTTTAGGGTCGGACTCAATCAATTTCATATCCTCTGGTTTTGGAGAGGTGAATGGATGGTGCATAGCATGATAACGTTGCGTTTCTTCATCCCATTCTAATAAAGGGAAATCTAATACCCATAGCGGTTTGAATACATTAGGATCTCTTAGGTCTAATTCAGTTCCCATGTGTAAACGTAAATCGTTCATTTGGCTACGTACTTTATCAGTCTCGCCGCTTAAGACTAAAATTAAGTCTCCAGCTTTAGCGTTACATTGTTTAGCCCACTTAGCCAATTCTTCTTGGTTGTAAAATTTATCAACAGAAGACTTAAATGTACCATCTTCGTTACATTTTACATAGACCATACCTTTTGCTCCAACTTGAGGTCTTTGAACCCATTTGGTTAGTTTATCGAGTTGCTTTCTTGAGTATCCAGCACAACCTTCTGCAGTAATTCCTAGAATTAATTCAGCTGAATCGAAAATTGTAAAGTCTTTACCTTTAACGATGTCATTCAATTCATTAAAGGTCATTCCAAATCGAATATCTGGTTTGTCAGACCCATATAACTTCATGGCTTCAGCATAAGTCATTCTTGGGAAGTCATCTTCAAACTCAATTCCTTTTACCGATTGGAATAAGTGTTTCATTAAACCCTCAAAGGTCTGCAAGATGTCCTCTTGTTCTACAAAAGCCATTTCACAGTCTATTTGAGTAAACTCTGGCTGTCTATCAGCCCTTAAATCTTCATCTCTAAAGCATTTTACAATTTGGTAGTAACGGTCATAGCCACTCACCATTAATAATTGTTTAAATGTTTGGGGTGATTGTGGTAGTGCATAGAATTCTCCATCGTTCATTCTACTTGGAACAACAAAGTCTCTTGCTCCCTCAGGTGTAGATTTGATTAGGTAAGGAGTTTCAACCTCCATAAACGCTAATGAGTCTAAGTATTTTCTTGTTTCTAAACCAATTTTATTTCTTAGGATTAGATTGTTTTTTAGAGGGTTTCTTCTTAAGTCCAAAAAACGATATTTCATTCTTAATTCATCCCCTCCATCAGTTTCATCTTCAATGGTAAAAGGAGGAAGTTTAGCCTCTTTGAGAATGGTTAATTCGGTAACGTTAATTTCTATGTCTCCAGTTGGGATATTTTTGTTTTTGCTTTCTCGTTCTGCTACAATCCCTTTTGCTTGAATCACGTATTCTCTACCTAAGGTTCTTGCTTTGGTACATAAGTCAGCATTGATATCCATATTAAAAACCAGCTGGGTAATACCATATCGATCTCTTAGGTTTACAAATGTAATTCCTCCAAGATCATTTGAGTTTTGTACCCATCCACAAAGAGTGACTTCTGCTCCTGTGTTCTCAATTCTTAATTCTCCGTTTTTATGTGATCTATACATTTTTTTAGTTGATGTATTCTGTACAATATATAGTACAATGTTGTCTATTTATTTAATTTATATGAGGTTCTTTTTTTTGAAATAACAGTTAATCTAGTTTTAATACAGCCAAGAAAGCCTCTTGAGGAACTGTTACACTACCAACTTGACGCATCCTTTTCTTTCCTTTTTTCTGCTTCTCTAATAGTTTTCGTTTACGAGAAATATCACCACCATAACATTTAGCAGTTACATCTTTACGTAACGCTTTGATGTTCTCCCTGGCAATAAATTTCGCGCCAATCGCAGCTTGAATTGGAATCTCAAATTGTTGACGAGGAATTAAATCTTTTAATTTTAAACAAATCTTTTTACCTAAAGTATAAGCATTGCTTCGGTGAACTAATGCAGATAAGGCATCTACTTGCTCTGAGTTAAGAAGTATATCCAGTTTAATTAGGTCCGATTTTCTGTAGCCAATAGGCGAATAATCAAAACTAGCATATCCTTTAGATACTGTTTTTAATTTGTCGTAGAAGTCAAAAACAACTTCAGCTAATGGCATATCAAAAGTAATTTCAACACGATCTTGTGTTAGATATACTTGATTAGTTAACTCTCCTCTCTTTTCAATACATAACGTCATGATTTGCCCAACATAATCGCCTTTTGTAATGACTTGAGCTTTGATATATGGCTCTTCTATATAATCTAATTTAGATTGGTCGGGAAGGTCAGAAGGGTTATTGACAATAACTAATTCTTGGTTCTTTTTTAAATAAGCTTTGTAAGACACATTGGGTACGGTTGTAATCACCGTCATGTTAAACTCACGCTCTAAACGCTCTTGAATAATCTCCATGTGTAACATTCCTAGGAATCCACATCTAAAACCAAAACCTAAGGCTGCAGAACTTTCAGGTTCAAACACCAAAGAAGCATCATTAAGTTGCAGTTTTTCCATAGAAGCTCTTAGCTCTTCATAATCTTCAGTGTCTACAGGGTAAATACCAGCAAAAACCATTGGTTTTACATCTTCAAAACCTTGAATAGCATCTTCACATGGATTTTCTTTAGTTGTGATGGTATCTCCAACTTTAACCTCTTCGGCTTTTTTTATACCAGATACAATATATCCTACATCTCCAGTGTTGACTTCTTTCGTTGGGAACATGTCCATTTTTAACACCCCAATTTCGTCAGCAAAATAAGATTTTCCTGTGTTTACAAACTGAACTTCATCTCCTTTTTTAATGGAACCATTCATGACTCTATAATAAGCTATGATCCCTCTAAAAGTATTGTAAACCGAATCAAAAATCATGGCTTGTAATGGGGCTTCAGGATCTCCTTCCGGAGCTGGTATTCTTTCAACAACAGCTTCTAAGATCTTTTCTACACCTAAACCTGTTTTTCCACTAGCAGGTATAATGTCTGCTTCCTCACAGCCGATTAAGTCCATAATTTGGTCAGCTACAACTTCTGGATTGGCTCCAGGTAGGTCCATTTTGTTGAGGATAGGGATGATTTCTAGGTCATTGTCTATGGCAAGGTATAAGTTCGAAATCGTTTGTGCTTCAATTCCTTGAGAGGCATCAACAATTAGTAATGCACCTTCACATGCAGCAATAGATCGAGAAACTTCATAAGAGAAATCAACGTGTCCAGGAGTGTCAATTAAGTTTAAAATATACTCTTCGCCATCAGTATGTTTATAATTCATCTGAATAGCGTGACTTTTAATGGTAATCCCTCTCTCTCGTTCGATGTCCATGTCATCAAGCGCTTGATCTTTCATGTCACGTTCTGCAATCGTATTGGTAGTTTGCAAAAGACGGTCAGCTAAGGTGCTTTTTCCATGGTCAATATGTGCAATAATGCAAAAGTTTCTAATTTTCTTCATACGTAGCACAAAAATAAACAAATTCTTTAGCTAGCATTTAGATTCTGGGATGAGTTCTACTTTTTTGAATGTTTTTTTTGTAAAACTCAAATAAGGAAGAAGGAGAAATAACGTTGTTTTTATCAGACTTTGTTAAGCTTTACTAGAAAAATGAATTATAGTTAGTAGAATTAAACAACCTTTCTTATTTTTGAGCAATCAACTTAAACAACGTCGATAACCGATATAAAATGAAGATTTCGAATTATTTAATTCTTTTTTTGAGTTTAGTTTTAATTAGTGCATGTGAAAACGATGAGCAAGAACCGATAACTAAACCACCAATAGAAAAAAACAAAGAGCCAGAACAACCGAAGGTAATAACCCCTACATTTAATAAAGATTCTGCTTTAGCTTATGTTCAAAGGCAAGTAGATTTTGGTCCTAGAGTTCCCAATACCAAAGAACATGATGCTTGTGGAGAGTGGATGGCCAACGAGTTGGTTCAATATGGTTTTGATACGTTAATTCAAAGAGGGCGAGTGTTGGCTTTTAATGGAACTGTTTTAAATATCCAGAATATTATTGGGCAATATAAAAAAGAAGCTAAGGAACGTATTATGCTTTGTGCACATTGGGATACAAGACCTTTTGCAGATAGAGATTCTGTCAATAAAAATAAACCGATTGATGGGGCTAATGATGGAGCGAGTGGAGTAGGAGTATTATTAGAAGTAGCTAGACAAATTAGTTTGCAAAACCCTAGACTTGGAGTTGATATTATTTTCTTTGATGCTGAAGACTATGGTGCTGTTCAAGTTTCAGAAACCTTACAAGATTTAAGCAGTATGAGTGATACTTGGTGCTTGGGCTCTCAATATTGGTGTAAAAATCCTCCGATCCCAAATTATAACCCTAAATACGGGATATTGTTGGATATGGTGGGGGCAACAGATGCCATTTTCCCTAAAGATGCCGTTTCTAGACATTACGCTGGAGGTTTGGTAAATAAAATATGGAAAGAAGCTCAGAATTTGGGATATGGTAAATATTTTGTGAATCAGTTGGCTGGCGCAATAACAGATGATCATACTTATATCAATGAAATGACATCAATACCAGTAGTAGATATTATCCATTATATTCCTAATGGAAATTATGGAGATTTTGGAAAGTTCCACCATACACATGCCGACAATATGGATGTTGTGGATAAAGAGACGTTAGGAGTGGTAGGGCAAATGATGCTACATATCATCTATCAAGAATTATAAATCGAAATATTTTGCAGTCTCATAAACCTGTAAAGATGCAACGTAATAAAAAATAAAAGATGAATTTTAAAACATTAGGCGAATTTATTATTGATCGCCAGAAAGACTTCCCTGGTTCAAGTGGTGATTTATCACGTATATTAAGTGCTATACGATTGGCTTCCAAAATTGTAAGTCAACAAGTTAATAAAGCTGGATTAGCAAGACATATTCTAGGAGGGGTAGGAAGAGAAAATGTACAAGGAGAAGCACAGCAAAAATTAGATGTTTATGCTGATGAACGTTTTATAGAAGCGTTAAACAATAGAGGGAATGTGTGTGGAATTGGTTCGGAAGAAAATGATGATTTTATTGAATTGAACAAAGATGGGAAATACATTATTTTAATGGATCCTTTGGATGGTTCTTCGAATATCGATGTGAATGTATCTATAGGGACAATATTTAGTGTATTTAAAAGAGTAACGAAAGTTGGGGACCCAGTGGCGTTAGAAGATTTTTTACAGCCTGGTGTAGAACAGGTCGCAGCAGGATATGTGCTGTATGGTTCTTCAACGATGATGGTGTATACTACAGGTAATGGAGTAAATGGGTTTACTTATGATCCAGGTATTGGAGTTTTCTTTTTATCTCATCCTGATATGAAATTTCCTGAGAAGAGTAAAATATATTCAATGAATGAGGGGAATTTAATGAGAAGTTCAAAAGGAGTTCAGAATTACGTAAAATATTGTCAAGAAATTGATACAGCAACCAACAGACCACATACAGGGCGTTATATAGGGTCTTTAGTGGCTGATTTTCACAGGAATTTAATTAAAGGTGGAATTTACATGTATCCATCAACAGATAGTGCGCCTGATGGAAAGTTAAGGTTGTTGTATGAATGTAACCCTTTAGCATTTTTAACGGAGCAAGCAGGTGGGAAAGCCTCTAATGGTACAGAAAGAATTATGGAAATACAGCCTACTAAATTACACCAAAGAGTACCTTATTTTGTTGGGAATACAACAATGGTTGAAAAGGTTGAAGAATTTATAGCTAACGAGTAATGGTATGAAAAAGTTTATTACGTTAACGACATTGTTGTATAGTTGTTATTTAATGGCGCAAAGCCCTAATATTCAATTTGAGGAATACGATTTGGATAACGGTTTACATGTTATTTTGCATGAAGATCATTCTACTCCAATTGTAGGGGTTTCTGTAATGTATCATGTAGGATCAAAAAATGAAGATCCTGAAAGAACTGGTTTTGCCCATTTCTTTGAACACCTATTATTTGAGGGGACTGCCAACATTAAACGAGGAGAATTTTTTAAGTATATAGAAAACGCAGGAGGCCAAAATAATGCCAACACCTCTAAAGATCGAACATTTTATTATGAGGTATTACCATCTAATCAATTAGAATTAGGGTTATGGTTAGAATCAGAGCGAATGTTACATGCCGTAATTAACCAAGAAGGGATCGATACTCAAAGAGAGGTTGTTAAAGAAGAGAAAAGGTTGAGAGTAGACAATAGACCTTATGGTTCTGTTTTTGAAGAACTATCCAAGCGAGCCTTTACTCAACATCCTTACCAATGGATGCCTATCGGTTCTATGGAGCATTTAAATGCGGCTAAAAAAGAGGAGTTTTTAGCTTTTTACAAAAAATATTATGTGCCTAATAATGCGGTTTTATCTATAGCGGGAGATTTTGAAATGGAAACATTAAAAAAAGATATTGAAGCCTACTTTGGAGCAATTCCTAAAGGAGTAAGTGAAGTTCCTAAGGTTACCATTGTAGAACCACCATTAGCCAAAGAAATTAGGGATACAATTTACGATAATATTCAATTGCCAGGTTTAATTCAAGGGTATAGAATGCCTGCTCAAGGTACTCCTGATTCTTATGCTTTAGAAATGTTGGGAAGTTTACTTTCAGATGGAGAAAGCTCTAGGTTAAATAAAAAATGTGTGCAAGAGTCTGAAAAAGCAATGTTTGTAGCGAATTTTCCTTATGCCACAGAAGATCCAGGGTTGAGTATTGTTTATGCGATTGTAAATGGAGAAACTAAACTAGAAGATTTAGAGTCAGAAATTGAAGCTGAAATTCAAAAAGTAAAGCAAGAGTTAATTTCTGATTATGAATATCAAAAGTTGAGAAATTCGATAGAGAGTGATTATGTCTATAATTTCAATTCGATGATTGGTATAGCAGAAAACTTGGCAAACTACCATATGTATTATGGAGATGCTAATTTAATTAATACAGAATTAGAACGTTATTTAAAAGTAACAAAAGAAGACATTCAAAGAGTGGCTCAAAAATATTTTGTTAAAGAAAATAGAGTTGTACTTTATTATTTACCTAAAGAGAAATAAAACATGAGTTATCAAGTATATATCATCCCAATTATTATTGCAGCAATTGTAGGATGTTCAAAAAAAGTAACGGTAGATAGAAGTCTTGCACCAGTGCCAAAGCCTGCGCCAGAAATTAATATCCCTACTCCTGCTTCATTTACATTAGAAAATGGATTAAAAGTTTTTGTTGTAGAAAACCATAAATTACCAAAAGTTAGTTTTCAATTGACTGTAGATACAGATCCTGTTTTCGAAAATGACAAGGTAGGGTTGAGTGATTTAACTGGAGAATTGATGGCAGAAGGAACAGCTTCTAAATCCAAAGACCAAATTGATCGTGAAATAGATTTTATAGGAGCTAGTTTATACACCTCTGCTAATGGTGTTTATTTGTCGTCGTTGAGAAAGCATACAGATAAAGCGCTAGAGATCGCGAGCGATATTATGATGAATCCATCTTTTCCATCTGAACAATTAGAGAAAAAGAAAAAACAAATGATATCAGGTTTAAAGACAATATCAACCAATGCTAACGCAATAGCTGATAGAGTAAGTCGTGTAGTTTGTTATGGAAAAAATCATCCGTATGGAGAAGTTCAATTAAAAGAACATGTTGAGCGTATAACTATTCAAGATTGTAAGGAGTATTATTCAACTTATTTTAGACCAAATGTATCTTATCTTGTCGTTGTTGGAGATATTACACTAGCAGAAGCAAAAGCGAAAGTTCAGAAATATTTTGGGAGTTGGAAGAGACAAGAAGTTCCAGAGCATTATTATGAATTTCCCAACAAGGTGGAAGAGAATAGAGTTGTGTTTGTTGAAAAACCTGGCGCTGTACAATCGTTAATTCAAGTGGTTTATCCTTTGAAGTATGAAATAGGAACTCCTGATGCTTCTGCTGTTAAATTAATGACAGGAATATTTGGAGGGGCATTTTCTAGTTATTTGAATGCCAATTTAAGAGAAGATAAAGCATATACTTATGGAGCAAGGGGAGGAATTAAGCCTGATGAATTGGTAGGGAAGTTTTCGGCTTCTGCAAGCGTAAGAAATGAAGTGACAGATAGTGCGATTGTAGAGTTTTTAGCAGAAATGAAACACATCAGAGATGAAAAAGTAGCTTTGGGTGATTTAAATAGAATTCGAAACAATACAAACGGTAGTTTTGCTCTTTCGTTGGAAAAACCTCAAACAGTAGCACGTTTTGCATTGAATACAGCTAGGTATGGTCTTCCTGAAGATTATTATCAAAATTATTTATCTCGTTTAGATCAAGTAACGATAGAGGATGTGCAAGCAGTAGCTAAAAAATATATTAAACCTGAAGCTAGTATCATTTTAGTAGTAGGAAACAAAGAGGTCTTAGAAAAGATTAAAAGGTTTGATGCTGATGGAATTGTTGAGGTTTTAGATATGAATGGAGATCCTAAAAAAGAGTTGAAGCCCATCACCAATGGAATGACAGCAGAAAAAGTCTTGGAACAATATTTCTTTGTTAGAACAGACTTAACAAATATGGAGGCTGTACATGCTCGCTTTAAGAACATAAAAGACATTACCAAAGAGATGGAAGCTACAATTCAAGGGATGAAAATTCAAATGATTTCGAAACAATTAGCTCCTAATGCGATGTCGATGGAGATGAAGATGAATAACATGTTAATGCAAAAACAGGTGTTTGATGGAGAAAAAGGCGTTTCAACTTCAATGCAAGGAGTCAAAGAGTTAGAGGGGGAAGAGTTGGCTAGTTTTGCAGAAGGCGCAGTATTACACAAGGAATTGAAGTATAAAGAGCTAGGTTATCAACTGAATTTGTTAGGTATAGAGCGCGTGTTAGGAAAAGATGCTTATAAACTAGAAATAACAAGTCCGAGTGGAGAAGTTAGCTATCAGTATTTTGATGAAACTACAGGTTTACTGATTTATAGCACTTCCACATCGGTTCAAGGAGGAAAGGCCGTTACTTCTACAACTGAGCATGGTGATTATAAAAAAGTAGACGGCATATTGTTTGCCCACAAAATAACAGAGCAAATAGGAGCGCAGTTAATTGATTTATCAATTACAAAAATCCAGTTGAATGCAGGACTTTCAATCGCTGACTTTAAATAAATCTAATGTTTTTAATAATGAACGTACATTATTAACTAGAAAATGATTAGATTTGTAGCCGATATAAACAAAGAAATAAAAATTGAATATGGATTGGTTAATTTTTCCTCTTAGAGATATTTTAGTATGGTCTTTTGAAAATTTATTAGAGCCAGTAGGAAATATATTAAATTATACTTGGGTGATATTAGGTTTTGTAGGTACTGCTATTTGGTTGAAGTATCAGGCTAAGTATAATGCTGAAGCAGCTTCAAATCCAGATCAAATTAAATAAGAGCAATAC
Above is a window of Flavobacteriales bacterium DNA encoding:
- a CDS encoding insulinase family protein, with translation MSYQVYIIPIIIAAIVGCSKKVTVDRSLAPVPKPAPEINIPTPASFTLENGLKVFVVENHKLPKVSFQLTVDTDPVFENDKVGLSDLTGELMAEGTASKSKDQIDREIDFIGASLYTSANGVYLSSLRKHTDKALEIASDIMMNPSFPSEQLEKKKKQMISGLKTISTNANAIADRVSRVVCYGKNHPYGEVQLKEHVERITIQDCKEYYSTYFRPNVSYLVVVGDITLAEAKAKVQKYFGSWKRQEVPEHYYEFPNKVEENRVVFVEKPGAVQSLIQVVYPLKYEIGTPDASAVKLMTGIFGGAFSSYLNANLREDKAYTYGARGGIKPDELVGKFSASASVRNEVTDSAIVEFLAEMKHIRDEKVALGDLNRIRNNTNGSFALSLEKPQTVARFALNTARYGLPEDYYQNYLSRLDQVTIEDVQAVAKKYIKPEASIILVVGNKEVLEKIKRFDADGIVEVLDMNGDPKKELKPITNGMTAEKVLEQYFFVRTDLTNMEAVHARFKNIKDITKEMEATIQGMKIQMISKQLAPNAMSMEMKMNNMLMQKQVFDGEKGVSTSMQGVKELEGEELASFAEGAVLHKELKYKELGYQLNLLGIERVLGKDAYKLEITSPSGEVSYQYFDETTGLLIYSTSTSVQGGKAVTSTTEHGDYKKVDGILFAHKITEQIGAQLIDLSITKIQLNAGLSIADFK